The DNA segment AGAACCCCGACTATAACTTCTATCGCGTTGCCGGCATGGCAATCTCCGGCAAGCCCAAAGGCGCCGCGCAGAGTGAAGCCGAACCGATCAACGTCAAGAGCTTGCTGCCTTAAGGAAGTCCAGATGGAATTCGCTTTCTACTTTGCATCCGGCATTGCTGTCGTGTCGACCTTACGGGTCATCACGAACACCAATCCCGTGCATGCCCTGCTCTACCTGATCATCTCACTGATCGCCGTGGCTATGACCTTCTTCAGCCTCGGCGCACCATTTGCCGGGGTGCTGGAAATCATCGCCTACGCTGGCGCGATCATGGTTCTGTTCGTGTTCGTGGTCATGATGCTCAATCTGGGCCCTGCCTCGGTGCAGCAAGAACGTAACTGGTTCAAGCCTGGGATCTGGGCGGGACCTGTGTTCCTGGGCGGCATGCTGCTGTTCCAACTGCTGTATGTGCTGTTTGCCAACCCGAGCGGTGCCGGCCTGGGCCACACCACAGTGGACGCCAAGGCCGTCGGCATCAGCCTGTTCGGTCCTTACCTGCTGGTGGTGGAACTGGCCTCGATGCTGCTGCTGGCGGCTGCCGTGACCGCATTCCACCTTGGCCGTACCGATACCAAGGAAGAAGGAGCCCAGCCATGAATGCAATTCCTCTCGAACACGGCCTGGCGGTTGCCGGGGTGCTGTTCTGCCTTGGCCTGGTCGGCCTGATGGTGCGCCGCAACATCCTTTTCGTGCTGATGAGCCTGGAAATCATGATGAATGCCGCCGCCCTGGCATTCGTGGTAGCCGGTAGCCGCTGGGGTCAACCGGATGGACAGGTAATGTTCATTCTGGTGATCAGCCTCGCAGCTGCCGAGGCCAGTATCGGCCTGGCGATCCTGATGCAGCTGTATCGCCGCTTCCACACTCTCGATATCGATGCTGCCAGCGAGATGCGCGGATGAACCTTCTCTTTCTGACTTTTGTATTTCCCCTGATCGGTTGGCTGCTGCTGTCGTTCTCCCGTGGCCGTATCTCGGAGAACCTCGCGGCACTGATCGGCGTCGGCTCGGTCGGCCTGTCGGCCATTGTCACTGCCTGGATCATCTGGCAGTTCAACGTCGCACCACCCGAAGGCGGCCACTACACCCAGGTGCTGTGGCGCTGGATGGACGTGGACGGCTTCAGCCCCAACTTCGCCCTGTACCTGGACGGCCTGTCGGTCACCATGCTCGGCGTGGTGGTCGGGGTGGGCTTTCTGATCCATCTGTTCGCCTCCTGGTACATGCGCGGCGAAGAGGGCTACTCGCGCTTCTTCTCCTACACCAACCTGTTTATTGCCAGCATGTTGTTCCTGATCCTGGGCGACAACCTGCTGTTCATCTACTTCGGTTGGGAAGGCGTGGGCCTGTGCAGCTACCTGCTGATCGGTTTCTACTATGGCCAGCGCAAGAATGGCGATGCCGCACTGAAAGCCTTCATCGTCACCCGGATCGGCGACGTGTTCATGGCGATCGGTCTGTTCATCCTGTTCCAGCAACTGGGCACCCTGAATATCCAGGAACTGCTGGTGCGTGCGCCTGAGCACTTCAAGGCCGGCGACTTCTGGATCGTGCTGGCGACCCTGATGCTGCTTGGCGGTGCCGTAGGTAAATCCGCGCAACTGCCGCTGCAGACCTGGCTGGCTGATGCAATGGCCGGTCCTACTCCGGTTTCGGCACTGATTCACGCCGCGACCATGGTCACCGCCGGCGTGTACCTGATCGCCCGTACCCACGGTCTGTTCGTCCTGGCGCCGGATATCCTGCATCTGGTCGGCGTCGTCGGTGGTGTGACGCTGGTACTGGCCGGCTTCGCCGCGCTGGTACAGACCGACATCAAGCGGATTCTCGCCTACTCGACCATGAGCCAGATCGGCTACATGTTCCTGGCCCTGGGCGTCGGTGCCTGGGAAGGTGCGATCTTCCACCTGATGACCCACGCGTTCTTCAAGGCCCTGCTGTTCCTTGCCTCCGGTGCGGTGATCGTCGCCTGCCACCACGAGCAGAACATCTTCAAGATGGGTGGCTTGTGGAAGAAACTGCCTCTGGCCTACGCCAGCTTCATCGTCGGCGGCGCCGCCCTGGCCGCCCTGCCGCTGCTGACCGCCGGTTTCTATTCCAAGGACGAGATCCTCTGGGAGGCTTTCGCCAGCGGCCATACCGGCCTGCTGTATGCCGGTCTTGCCGGTGCGTTCATGACCTCGATCTACACCTTCCGGCTGATCTTCATCGCCTTCCACGGCGAGGCCAAGACCGAAGCTCATGCAGGCCATGGCATCTCGCACTGGCTGCCACTGTCGGTGCTGATCGTGCTGTCGACCTTCATCGGTGCCTGGATCACTCCACCACTGGCAGGCGTGCTGCCGCAAAGCGTCGGCCATGCCGGCGGCGATGCCAAGCACAGTCTGGAGATCGCTTCGGGGGCCATTGCCATTGCCGGTATCGTGCTCGCCGCGCTGCTGTTCCTGGGCAAACGCACTCTGGCTACCGCCATCGCCAACAGCCGTATCGGCCGTTTGCTCTCGGCCTGGTGGTTCGCCGCCTGGGGCTTCGACTGGATCTACGACAAACTGTTCGTCAAGCCATACCTGGCGATCAGTCACTTGCTGCGCAGTGATCCGTTCGACCGTCTCATTGGTGTGATCCCGCGTCTGGTCAAAGGCGGTCATGTTTCCATGAGCCGCACCGAGACTGGTCAGCTTCGTTGGTACGCTGCCTCGATCGCGTTTGGTGCCGTTCTGGTACTGGGCGGCATTCTGGTTGCGGTCTGACATGAACCTTGCGAATTTGCGAAAGGAATTGAGCCCGTCATGATTCTGCCTTGGCTAATCCTGATCCCCTTTATCGGCGGCCTGCTCTGCTGGCAGTTCGAGCGCGTCAGCGCGACAATGCCACGCTGGATCGCGCTGGCGACCATGTCCCTGCTGCTGGGCCTCGGCCTGTGGCTGTGGGCTGTCGGCAACTACACCCTGGCCCCTGCGCCGGGCGGTAATCCTGCCTGGGCCCTGGAATTCCAGGCCCAGTGGATCACCCGCTTCGGTATCAGCCTGCACCTGGCGCTCGATGGCCTGTCGCTGCTGATGATCATGCTCACCGGCCTGCTCGGTGTGCTGTCGGTGCTTTGTTCGTGGAAAGAGATCGACCGCAAGGTCGGCTTCTTCCACCTCAACCTGATGTGGATCCTCGGTGGCGTGGTCGGTGTGTTCCTGGCCATCGACCTGTTCCTGTTCTTCTTCTTCTGGGAAATGATGCTGGTGCCGATGTATTTCCTCATCGCACTCTGGGGTCACAGCTCCTCGGACGGCAAGAAGACCCGGATTTACGCCGCGACCAAGTTCTTCATCTTCACCCAGGCCAGCGGCCTGATCATGCTGGTGGCGATCCTTGGTCTGGTTCTGGTGCATTACAACCAGACCGGCACCCTGACCTTCGCCTATGCCGAGCTGCTCAAAACGCAACTGGCACCTGGCACCGAGTACATCCTGATGCTGGGCTTCTTCATCGCTTTCGCGGTGAAGCTGCCGGTGGTGCCGCTGCACTCGTGGCTGCCTGACGCTCACGCCCAGGCGCCGACCGCAGGTTCCGTGGACCTGGCCGGTATCCTGCTGAAAACTGCTGCATACGGCCTGTTGCGCTTTGCTCTGCCGCTGTTTCCGAATGCTTCGGCAGAGTTCGCGCCGATTGCCATGACCCTGGGTCTGGTCGGGATTTTCTACGGTGCCTTCCTGGCGTTCGCCCAGAGCGACATCAAGCGCCTGATCGCGTTCTCCAGCGTCTCGCACATGGGCTTCGTGCTGATCGGTATCTACTCGGGCAGCCAGCAAGCCCTGCAGGGCGTGGTGATCCAGATGATCGCCCACGGCCTGTCGGCAGCGGCACTGTTCATCCTCAGCGGCCAGTTGTACGAGCGTCTGCACACCCGTGACATGCGCCAGATGGGTGGCCTGTGGTCGCGCATTCCTTACCTGCCGGCAATCAGCCTGTTCTTCGCAGCCGCGTCGCTGGGCCTGCCCGGCACCGGTAACTTCGTCGGTGAGTTCCTGATCCTGCTGGGTGCCTTCGTCAGTTCGCCATGGGTCACTGCCATCGCCACCTCCGGTCTGGTGTTCGGTTCGGTCTATTCGCTGATCATGATCCACCGCGCCTACTTCGGCCCGTCGCAGTCCGATGCGGTCTACAAGGGCCTGGATGCACGGGAAATGATCATGGTGCTGGGTCTTGCCGTCCTGCTGATCGTGCTCGGGGTCTACCCGCAGCCGTTCCTGGACACTTCGGCGTCGACCATGCACGGCGTGCAGCAATGGCTAGGCACTGCCTTCACTCAACTCGCTTCGGCCCGGTAAGAGCGCTATGGACCTGACGATTCAACACTTTATTGCGCTAGGCCCTCTGCTGATCACCAGTATCACCCTTGTGGTGGTGATGCTGGCCATCGCATGGCGCCGCAATCACTCGCAAACCTTCCTGCTCAGCGTGGCCGGCCTGAACCTGGCCCTGCTGTCGGTTTACCCGGCCCTGAAGGTCGCGCCACTGGTGGTCACCCCACTGCTGCTGGTCGATCCGTTCGCCTGCTTCTACATGGCGCTGATCCTCGCTTCGACCCTGGCTTGCGTGACCATGGCTCATGCCTATCTGGGTGATGACAAGACCGGCTATCCAGGCAACCGCGAAGAACTGTACCTGCTGATTCTGCTGGCGGCAGCCGGCGGCATGGTGCTGGTCTGCGCGCAGAACCTGGCCGGCCTGTTCATCGGCCTGGAATTGCTCTCGGTACCGGTCTATGGCCTGGTAGCCTATGCGTTCTTCAACAAGCGTTCGCTGGAAGCCGGTATCAAGTACATGGTGCTGTCGGCAGCCGGCTCAGCGTTCCTGCTGTTCGGCATGGCACTGCTGTACGCCGAAGCCGGCAGCCTGAGCTTCGACGCGATCGGCAAGGCGCTGGAGGCCACCGGCCTGCCTAGCCCGATTGCCAGCATGGGTCTGGGCATGATGGTCATCGGCCTGGGCTTCAAGCTCTCGCTGGTGCCGTTCCACCTCTGGACGCCAGACGTTTATGAAGGTGCTCCGGCGCCGGTCGCGGCCTTCCTGGCCACTGCCAGCAAGGTGGCGGTGTTCGCGGTGCTGGTGCGGCTGTTCCAGATGTCGCCGGCGGCAAGCGGCGGTGTGGTGCTGGACGTGCTGGCGGTTGTGGCCGTGGCATCCATCCTGGTCGGCAACCTGCTGGCACTGGTGCAGAACAACCTCAAGCGGCTGCTGGGTTACTCCTCGATCGCCCACTTCGGTTACCTGATGATCGCGCTGGTGGCAAGCAAGGGCATGGCGGTAGAAGCCATCGGCGTGTACCTGACCACCTATGTGCTGACCTCGCTGGGCAGCTTCGGTGTGATCACCATGATGTCCTCGCCGTACAGCGGCCGTGACGCTGATGCCATGTTCGAGTACCGCGGCCTGTTCTGGCGTCGTCCATACCTGACCGCAGTGATGACCCTGATGATGCTGTCGCTGGCGGGTATTCCGCTCACTGCAGGCTTCATCGGCAAGTTCTACATCATCGCTGCCGGTGTCGAGTCGCACCTGTGGTGGCTGATCGGTACGCTGGTGCTGGGTAGCGCCATCGGCGTGTTCTACTACCTGCGGGTGATGGTCACCATGTACCTGGTCGACAACAAGCTGCCGCGTCATGACGCCGCCTTCAACTGGGCACAGCGTACCGGCGGTGTGATGCTGCTGGCCGTGGCGATCCTGACCTTCGTGCTGGGTGTGTACCCGCAGCCGTTGCTGGATCTGGTACTCAGTACCGGCCTGCAAGTACCGAGCTGATTCACTGCGCATAAAAAAACCCTGCCTCGGCAGGGTTTTTTATTGCCTGGGTTTTTTAACCCGGCAGGCGTACCGGGCGTTTATTGCTGCTGAACAGTGCCCAGGACGACATGAACAGGGCAGCGATCAACGGCCCGATGACAAAGCCATTGAGGCCAAATACCGACATGCCGCCCAGGGTGCTGATCAGGATCAGGTAGTCCGGCATCCGAGTGTCCTTGCCGACCAGTACCGGGCGCAGCACGTTATCTACCAGGCCGATCACAAACACGCCGAACAAGGCCAGTACCACACCTTGCCAGATCATCCCGCTGAGCAGGAAGTACACTGCCACCGGCGCCCAGACAATCCCTGCACCCACCGCCGGCAACAGCGACAGGAAGGCCATGATCACTGCCCAGAGCAACGCACTGGGAATATCGAGGAACCAGAAGATAAGGCCACCCAGCGCGCCCTGGGTGACCGCAACCACCAGGTTGCCCTTGACCGTGGCGCGCACCACGCGGGTGAACTTCAATTGCAGGCGGCGCTTGTGCTGGTCTGCCAATGGCGCTGCATTGCGCATCTTGCGGACCAGTTCCTGACCGTCACGCAGGAAAAAGAACAGCAGGTAAAGCATGATGAAGAAGCTGACCACAAAATCGAAAGTGCCCTGACCAAAACTGAACGCCTGGCCGGCCAGGTATTGGCTGCCTTGCATGGCCCCCTTGGAGATTTTGTCGCGCAAGCCGTTGAAATCGCCCATGCCCATCCGGTCCAGCAGACGCTGCCCTGAGGCCGGCAACAGTTCCTTGTACTCGGTCAGGTACTGCGCGACATCCAGCTTGCCGCTCTCGACATTCTTGTACAGCAGCGCGCCTTCCTGAACCAACATGGCGCTGATCACGATCACCGGCAAAATGGCGATGACCAGACAGATTCCCAAGGTCAGCAACGAGATACGGTTACGTGGCCAGCCCAGCTTGAGTTGCAGGCGACGCTGCATGGGGGAAAAGATAATGGCCAGGATCACCGCCCAGAATACCGCGCCATAGAACGGCAGCAGGATCCAGATAAAAGCGATGCTGACCAGCACCAACAGGAGCAGAAAGGTCTTGTAATGCAGGGAGGTTTCGTTCATGTCTCATCCGTGTCGTCAGGCTGGCTAGATGCCCGCTCAGAGCATTAGTCAGCCACGACACGCAGGAGTGCCCCGAAGCCTTCGGGCAATGGTTCAGACG comes from the Pseudomonas sp. StFLB209 genome and includes:
- the nuoJ gene encoding NADH-quinone oxidoreductase subunit J, which gives rise to MEFAFYFASGIAVVSTLRVITNTNPVHALLYLIISLIAVAMTFFSLGAPFAGVLEIIAYAGAIMVLFVFVVMMLNLGPASVQQERNWFKPGIWAGPVFLGGMLLFQLLYVLFANPSGAGLGHTTVDAKAVGISLFGPYLLVVELASMLLLAAAVTAFHLGRTDTKEEGAQP
- the nuoK gene encoding NADH-quinone oxidoreductase subunit NuoK, yielding MNAIPLEHGLAVAGVLFCLGLVGLMVRRNILFVLMSLEIMMNAAALAFVVAGSRWGQPDGQVMFILVISLAAAEASIGLAILMQLYRRFHTLDIDAASEMRG
- the nuoL gene encoding NADH-quinone oxidoreductase subunit L: MNLLFLTFVFPLIGWLLLSFSRGRISENLAALIGVGSVGLSAIVTAWIIWQFNVAPPEGGHYTQVLWRWMDVDGFSPNFALYLDGLSVTMLGVVVGVGFLIHLFASWYMRGEEGYSRFFSYTNLFIASMLFLILGDNLLFIYFGWEGVGLCSYLLIGFYYGQRKNGDAALKAFIVTRIGDVFMAIGLFILFQQLGTLNIQELLVRAPEHFKAGDFWIVLATLMLLGGAVGKSAQLPLQTWLADAMAGPTPVSALIHAATMVTAGVYLIARTHGLFVLAPDILHLVGVVGGVTLVLAGFAALVQTDIKRILAYSTMSQIGYMFLALGVGAWEGAIFHLMTHAFFKALLFLASGAVIVACHHEQNIFKMGGLWKKLPLAYASFIVGGAALAALPLLTAGFYSKDEILWEAFASGHTGLLYAGLAGAFMTSIYTFRLIFIAFHGEAKTEAHAGHGISHWLPLSVLIVLSTFIGAWITPPLAGVLPQSVGHAGGDAKHSLEIASGAIAIAGIVLAALLFLGKRTLATAIANSRIGRLLSAWWFAAWGFDWIYDKLFVKPYLAISHLLRSDPFDRLIGVIPRLVKGGHVSMSRTETGQLRWYAASIAFGAVLVLGGILVAV
- the nuoM gene encoding NADH-quinone oxidoreductase subunit M, translating into MILPWLILIPFIGGLLCWQFERVSATMPRWIALATMSLLLGLGLWLWAVGNYTLAPAPGGNPAWALEFQAQWITRFGISLHLALDGLSLLMIMLTGLLGVLSVLCSWKEIDRKVGFFHLNLMWILGGVVGVFLAIDLFLFFFFWEMMLVPMYFLIALWGHSSSDGKKTRIYAATKFFIFTQASGLIMLVAILGLVLVHYNQTGTLTFAYAELLKTQLAPGTEYILMLGFFIAFAVKLPVVPLHSWLPDAHAQAPTAGSVDLAGILLKTAAYGLLRFALPLFPNASAEFAPIAMTLGLVGIFYGAFLAFAQSDIKRLIAFSSVSHMGFVLIGIYSGSQQALQGVVIQMIAHGLSAAALFILSGQLYERLHTRDMRQMGGLWSRIPYLPAISLFFAAASLGLPGTGNFVGEFLILLGAFVSSPWVTAIATSGLVFGSVYSLIMIHRAYFGPSQSDAVYKGLDAREMIMVLGLAVLLIVLGVYPQPFLDTSASTMHGVQQWLGTAFTQLASAR
- the nuoN gene encoding NADH-quinone oxidoreductase subunit NuoN, translated to MDLTIQHFIALGPLLITSITLVVVMLAIAWRRNHSQTFLLSVAGLNLALLSVYPALKVAPLVVTPLLLVDPFACFYMALILASTLACVTMAHAYLGDDKTGYPGNREELYLLILLAAAGGMVLVCAQNLAGLFIGLELLSVPVYGLVAYAFFNKRSLEAGIKYMVLSAAGSAFLLFGMALLYAEAGSLSFDAIGKALEATGLPSPIASMGLGMMVIGLGFKLSLVPFHLWTPDVYEGAPAPVAAFLATASKVAVFAVLVRLFQMSPAASGGVVLDVLAVVAVASILVGNLLALVQNNLKRLLGYSSIAHFGYLMIALVASKGMAVEAIGVYLTTYVLTSLGSFGVITMMSSPYSGRDADAMFEYRGLFWRRPYLTAVMTLMMLSLAGIPLTAGFIGKFYIIAAGVESHLWWLIGTLVLGSAIGVFYYLRVMVTMYLVDNKLPRHDAAFNWAQRTGGVMLLAVAILTFVLGVYPQPLLDLVLSTGLQVPS
- a CDS encoding AI-2E family transporter, whose amino-acid sequence is MNETSLHYKTFLLLLVLVSIAFIWILLPFYGAVFWAVILAIIFSPMQRRLQLKLGWPRNRISLLTLGICLVIAILPVIVISAMLVQEGALLYKNVESGKLDVAQYLTEYKELLPASGQRLLDRMGMGDFNGLRDKISKGAMQGSQYLAGQAFSFGQGTFDFVVSFFIMLYLLFFFLRDGQELVRKMRNAAPLADQHKRRLQLKFTRVVRATVKGNLVVAVTQGALGGLIFWFLDIPSALLWAVIMAFLSLLPAVGAGIVWAPVAVYFLLSGMIWQGVVLALFGVFVIGLVDNVLRPVLVGKDTRMPDYLILISTLGGMSVFGLNGFVIGPLIAALFMSSWALFSSNKRPVRLPG